In Flavobacteriales bacterium, one genomic interval encodes:
- the gap gene encoding type I glyceraldehyde-3-phosphate dehydrogenase: protein MKTRIAINGFGRIGRVTARILLGRTDLELVAVNDLTDNKTLAHLFKYDSVHGVYKGEVSFGDDHLNLGGTKVKAFAEKDPSKLPWKELGIDVVIECTGFFLTRDSAGGHLKAGAKKVVLSAPAKDPSIKTVVLGVNDHIMDGKEDIISNASCTTNCAAPMIQALHEFCVIEDGFITTVHSYTGDQRLHDAPHKDLRRARAAAISMVPTTTGAAKAITRIFPELDGKLGGCGIRVPVPDGSITDITCKVKTLHTADQINARFKELANGKLKGILRYTEDPIVSVDIVGDPNSCIFDAQLTSVVGNMVKVMGWYDNEYGYSSRLVDLVVRLGK from the coding sequence GTGAAAACTCGCATAGCAATCAATGGTTTCGGTCGCATTGGCCGTGTAACCGCACGTATCCTTTTAGGCCGCACCGATCTGGAACTGGTGGCGGTTAATGACCTCACCGATAACAAGACCTTGGCGCATTTATTCAAGTACGATTCCGTTCACGGAGTGTATAAGGGCGAAGTAAGTTTCGGTGATGATCACTTGAATTTAGGGGGCACCAAGGTGAAAGCATTCGCAGAAAAAGACCCATCGAAATTGCCGTGGAAGGAATTGGGGATCGATGTGGTGATCGAATGCACCGGGTTTTTTCTGACGCGTGATTCGGCTGGTGGACATTTGAAAGCCGGAGCCAAGAAGGTGGTGTTGAGCGCACCAGCGAAAGACCCATCGATCAAGACCGTTGTGTTGGGTGTGAATGATCACATCATGGATGGAAAGGAGGACATTATCTCCAATGCAAGCTGTACCACCAATTGCGCAGCGCCCATGATCCAAGCGTTGCATGAGTTCTGCGTGATAGAGGACGGTTTCATCACCACCGTCCACAGCTACACCGGAGACCAACGCCTGCACGATGCCCCGCACAAGGACCTACGACGTGCACGTGCCGCTGCCATAAGCATGGTGCCCACAACAACAGGTGCGGCAAAAGCGATCACCCGCATTTTCCCTGAACTGGATGGGAAGCTCGGTGGCTGTGGCATACGCGTACCAGTGCCCGATGGCTCCATAACCGATATCACGTGTAAAGTGAAGACGCTACACACCGCAGATCAGATCAACGCACGTTTCAAAGAACTCGCCAACGGAAAACTGAAAGGCATACTCCGCTACACCGAAGACCCGATCGTAAGTGTGGACATCGTAGGCGACCCCAACAGCTGCATCTTCGACGCGCAACTCACCAGTGTAGTCGGCAACATGGTAAAAGTGATGGGCTGGTACGACAACGAGTACGGTTACAGTAGCCGGTTGGTGGATCTGGTAGTTAGGTTGGGGAAGTAA
- a CDS encoding M1 family metallopeptidase translates to MMIIGTPNHTLSCLFTLLTFASQAQTYWQQEVNYTIDVRLDDVAHVLHANETFVYHNNSPDALDTVWMHLWPNAYRDKHTALCDQLDRMGKLKLHFATDDERGYIDSLDFTAAEQTLVWGYDQKHSDIAWIKLNTSLATGDSISISTPFRVKIPSGKFSRLGHTQQAYYITQWYPKPAVFDADGWHAMPYLTLGEFYSEFGSFDVSITLPRNYVVGATGSLQDPLENAWMNELAERSLSTALAETSSPFPASDTETKTIRFTQSRIHDFAWFADKRFLVRKSKIALPRTGHTVTTWALFTPANALIWQDATSFLNESVLRYSEWVGDYPYDVCTAVDGTISAGGGMEYPMITIIGNCSEREELDNVIAHEVGHNWFYGILGSNERDHAWMDEGMNSFVELRYMRKNYPNSTLELGLPGEKKLFEQVTDPHRTLSELGYRLNARRNLDQPLSLSSDDMTEFNYGTGVYMKTALAFDHLFAYLGEETFDKCMHAYYDEWQFEHPQPKDVREVFERESGKNLGWLFDGLIVADRKVDVKAKQLRGDQLRYKLDSKGLFAFSVTAFNSKDTIGSIWEIGGTQITVHSHYRKVNYEIPTIDRSIQNLTLPWPNADRIVIDANNRTLDIDRRNNELRSHGLFKRWKLPAFEPLYGLEKQDRRTIYYSLAPAWNNHDGWQAGLVLHNTIFPSQRTEWVVAPLFAFGSERVVGAARIEQHLDRLQSNIFRNVTFGVSGRTASTFHDHFANAWYQNVSPYVHFDVKQDPLSKPWQHRIALRSVFLRNTYVAENMDGTEVLRNATDQFYYEVSLRSEDKRKLHPTRLNPKITATDNWLQASVEVEQAWAYNARNKQFRMRAFAGSFLWKSDIGLRNGLEAWGLTWGPEDMLYEHAYLDRGASVNFLSRQFTQQQGAFKTPFLQGGSDTWIAALNAELDLPVPIPIALFASLGSVPVTTITQEGKSTNAEFYYEAGVGFPIIKDAVEVWFPLIVSQRIADEETFRGRDIGDRIRFVLALEKLDPTRILRSMKF, encoded by the coding sequence ATGATGATAATAGGCACACCTAACCACACTCTTTCCTGCCTATTTACGCTGTTGACTTTTGCTTCACAAGCGCAAACCTATTGGCAGCAAGAGGTGAACTACACCATCGACGTGCGGTTGGATGATGTTGCACACGTTCTGCACGCCAATGAAACATTCGTTTACCACAACAACAGCCCGGATGCACTGGATACGGTCTGGATGCATTTGTGGCCGAATGCGTATCGTGATAAACACACCGCTTTGTGTGATCAACTCGATCGCATGGGCAAATTGAAACTGCACTTCGCCACTGACGACGAACGCGGATACATCGACAGTTTGGATTTCACTGCTGCCGAGCAAACACTTGTTTGGGGTTACGATCAGAAGCACAGCGATATCGCATGGATCAAACTGAACACATCGCTTGCCACGGGTGATTCCATTTCAATTTCGACGCCGTTCCGGGTGAAGATCCCCAGTGGAAAATTCTCACGGCTTGGGCATACTCAACAAGCCTATTACATCACACAATGGTATCCTAAGCCTGCAGTGTTCGATGCGGATGGTTGGCACGCAATGCCCTACTTGACCTTGGGTGAATTCTATAGTGAATTCGGTTCGTTCGATGTATCCATCACCCTACCAAGAAATTACGTCGTAGGGGCTACCGGGTCATTACAGGATCCTTTAGAAAATGCTTGGATGAATGAATTGGCTGAGCGCTCCTTATCCACAGCTCTTGCCGAAACTTCGTCACCATTTCCGGCTTCGGATACGGAAACAAAGACCATACGCTTTACACAAAGCAGGATCCATGATTTCGCGTGGTTCGCTGACAAGCGTTTCTTGGTGAGGAAAAGCAAGATCGCGTTGCCACGGACAGGCCACACCGTTACAACATGGGCTTTGTTCACACCGGCCAATGCGTTGATCTGGCAGGATGCAACTTCCTTTTTGAACGAGAGCGTATTGCGTTACAGTGAATGGGTCGGGGACTATCCATACGACGTCTGCACAGCGGTGGATGGCACGATCAGCGCTGGTGGCGGAATGGAGTATCCCATGATCACCATCATCGGCAATTGCTCGGAACGTGAAGAATTGGACAATGTGATCGCACATGAGGTCGGGCACAATTGGTTCTATGGCATTCTGGGCAGCAACGAACGTGATCATGCGTGGATGGATGAAGGCATGAACAGTTTCGTGGAGCTTCGGTATATGCGAAAGAACTACCCGAACAGTACACTAGAGCTTGGCCTTCCGGGTGAAAAGAAGTTGTTCGAACAGGTTACAGATCCGCACCGAACGCTCTCTGAATTGGGATACAGGCTCAATGCACGCCGCAATTTGGATCAACCGCTGTCGCTTTCTTCGGATGACATGACGGAGTTCAACTACGGCACAGGCGTGTACATGAAGACCGCATTGGCGTTCGATCATTTATTCGCCTATCTCGGCGAGGAAACATTCGATAAATGCATGCACGCCTACTACGACGAATGGCAATTCGAACATCCGCAACCGAAGGATGTGCGTGAAGTATTTGAACGTGAAAGTGGAAAGAATCTCGGGTGGTTGTTTGATGGTTTGATCGTTGCCGATCGTAAGGTGGATGTGAAGGCAAAGCAATTGAGAGGTGACCAATTGCGATACAAGCTCGATTCGAAAGGCTTGTTTGCGTTTTCCGTTACCGCGTTTAACAGTAAGGACACTATTGGGTCCATCTGGGAGATTGGTGGTACGCAAATCACAGTTCATTCACATTATCGAAAAGTGAACTATGAGATACCGACCATTGATAGAAGTATTCAAAATTTGACCCTCCCATGGCCTAATGCGGACCGAATCGTAATCGATGCTAACAACCGTACCCTCGACATCGACAGACGCAATAACGAATTACGCTCCCACGGCTTGTTCAAACGCTGGAAACTCCCTGCGTTCGAACCGTTGTACGGCCTCGAAAAACAAGATCGCCGAACGATCTACTATTCGCTAGCACCAGCATGGAACAACCACGATGGTTGGCAAGCCGGCTTAGTGCTGCACAACACCATATTCCCATCGCAACGCACCGAATGGGTTGTTGCACCGCTCTTCGCTTTCGGAAGTGAGCGCGTGGTGGGCGCAGCGCGCATCGAACAACATTTGGATCGCTTACAAAGCAACATCTTCCGCAACGTCACATTCGGCGTAAGCGGACGCACAGCATCCACATTCCATGACCATTTCGCGAATGCATGGTACCAGAACGTTTCACCTTATGTGCATTTTGATGTGAAGCAAGATCCGCTTAGTAAACCATGGCAACATCGCATTGCGCTGCGTTCCGTTTTCTTGCGGAACACTTATGTCGCAGAGAACATGGACGGGACCGAAGTTTTGAGGAATGCAACGGACCAATTCTATTACGAGGTCTCACTGCGATCCGAGGACAAGCGCAAGCTCCATCCTACCCGTTTGAACCCAAAGATCACGGCCACCGACAATTGGCTCCAAGCTTCTGTGGAAGTAGAACAAGCATGGGCCTACAATGCGAGGAACAAGCAATTCCGCATGCGTGCTTTTGCCGGTTCGTTCCTTTGGAAAAGTGATATCGGATTACGCAACGGTCTCGAAGCCTGGGGCTTGACATGGGGTCCGGAAGACATGCTCTACGAACACGCTTACTTGGATCGTGGAGCATCCGTGAACTTCCTAAGTCGCCAATTCACCCAGCAACAAGGTGCCTTCAAAACGCCGTTCCTACAGGGTGGAAGTGATACGTGGATAGCAGCACTTAACGCGGAACTCGACCTTCCCGTGCCGATTCCCATTGCTCTCTTCGCGAGTCTCGGAAGCGTACCGGTGACGACCATCACCCAAGAAGGAAAAAGCACCAATGCGGAATTCTACTATGAAGCGGGAGTAGGATTTCCGATCATTAAAGATGCGGTGGAGGTGTGGTTCCCATTGATCGTATCTCAACGGATCGCCGATGAGGAAACGTTCAGAGGACGGGATATCGGAGATCGCATCCGCTTTGTTCTTGCTTTAGAAAAGTTGGACCCAACTCGGATCTTACGTTCAATGAAGTTCTGA
- a CDS encoding UDP-2,3-diacylglucosamine diphosphatase: MRPGQKIYFLSDFHLGVPDADASLAREKRIVAFLDEAAKDAAEIHLLGDLFDFWFEYKRAVPRGYVRLLGKMAELTDRGIPVHLHIGNHDMWIFDYVPSETGVIAHREPIELTYNGKKFLIGHGDGLGPSDHGYKFMKKIFRNKMCQWAFARLHPNFGLWLGDFWSGRSRKKSYENDRKWLGEDKEWLVQYCRTELEKTHYDFMIFGHRHLPVDLEVKPGCRYINLGDWITYFTYAVFDGKDLQLKKRVGDGGLSADIAISGGPAV, encoded by the coding sequence ATGAGACCCGGCCAGAAAATATATTTCTTGAGTGACTTCCATTTGGGAGTGCCGGATGCGGATGCAAGTTTGGCGCGCGAAAAACGAATTGTGGCTTTCTTGGATGAAGCTGCGAAGGATGCCGCTGAGATCCACTTGCTTGGTGATCTGTTCGACTTTTGGTTCGAGTATAAACGTGCAGTGCCCCGAGGCTACGTGCGGTTGTTGGGCAAGATGGCCGAACTCACCGACCGTGGCATTCCGGTGCATCTACATATCGGCAACCACGATATGTGGATCTTCGATTATGTGCCTTCGGAGACCGGTGTAATTGCGCACCGCGAACCGATCGAGCTGACCTACAACGGCAAGAAATTCTTGATCGGGCATGGCGATGGGCTTGGACCTAGCGACCATGGCTACAAGTTCATGAAGAAGATCTTCCGGAACAAAATGTGCCAATGGGCCTTTGCACGCTTGCACCCGAATTTCGGATTGTGGCTAGGCGATTTCTGGAGCGGACGCAGTCGTAAGAAAAGCTACGAGAACGACCGCAAATGGCTTGGCGAAGACAAGGAATGGTTGGTGCAGTACTGCCGCACCGAACTAGAGAAAACACATTACGACTTCATGATCTTCGGGCACCGTCACTTACCGGTGGACCTCGAAGTAAAACCCGGTTGCCGCTACATCAACCTCGGCGATTGGATCACGTATTTCACTTATGCGGTTTTTGATGGCAAGGACCTGCAATTGAAGAAACGGGTTGGTGATGGAGGACTAAGTGCAGATATTGCGATCAGCGGTGGTCCTGCCGTTTAG
- the lipA gene encoding lipoyl synthase gives MSENNGVELQEARPRKPSWLRVKLPTGESFKKVREIVSQHKLHTICQSGNCPNMGECWGAGTATFMILGNVCTRSCGFCSVATGRPEAVDPFEPARVARSIELMGIKHCVITSVDRDDLKDGGSDIWAKTIRAIRRRTPGTTMETLIPDFQGNWDNLEIVTNEAPEILSHNLETVRRLTKQVRIQAKYDRSLEVLLRAKRAGLRTKSGVMLGLGETDQEVIETMDDLRSVNVDIITLGQYLQPTKVHLPVVEFVHPDKFAFFQKIGKEKGFRHVESGPLVRSSYHAEKHMA, from the coding sequence ATGAGCGAGAATAATGGAGTGGAGTTACAAGAAGCACGACCACGGAAACCGTCCTGGTTACGTGTGAAGTTGCCAACGGGTGAGAGTTTCAAGAAAGTGCGTGAGATCGTTAGCCAGCATAAGCTGCATACGATCTGCCAAAGTGGTAATTGCCCGAATATGGGCGAATGCTGGGGCGCAGGCACAGCAACGTTCATGATCCTTGGTAATGTGTGTACGCGGAGCTGTGGATTCTGTTCCGTAGCGACCGGCCGGCCAGAAGCTGTAGATCCATTCGAACCAGCGCGCGTAGCACGGAGCATCGAATTGATGGGCATCAAACATTGTGTGATCACCAGTGTGGATAGGGATGACCTGAAGGATGGCGGAAGTGATATTTGGGCAAAGACCATTCGTGCCATTCGCCGCAGAACACCGGGAACCACCATGGAAACACTGATCCCGGATTTCCAAGGGAATTGGGACAACTTGGAGATCGTTACCAACGAAGCACCAGAGATCCTCTCGCATAATTTGGAGACCGTACGTAGGCTTACAAAGCAAGTGCGTATCCAAGCCAAATACGACCGCAGTTTGGAAGTGTTGCTGCGTGCCAAACGTGCAGGTCTTCGCACCAAAAGTGGCGTCATGTTAGGCTTAGGGGAAACCGATCAAGAAGTGATCGAGACCATGGATGATCTTCGCAGCGTAAACGTGGATATCATCACACTAGGCCAGTACCTTCAACCCACCAAAGTCCATTTACCCGTAGTGGAATTCGTTCATCCGGATAAGTTCGCATTCTTCCAAAAGATCGGTAAGGAAAAAGGTTTCCGCCATGTTGAAAGCGGCCCATTGGTGCGGAGTAGTTACCATGCAGAAAAGCATATGGCTTGA